In the genome of Pusillimonas sp. T7-7, the window GGTCATGCTGTAGTCCAGGCTTTGCTTGAAGACGGTTCGCCTTACGCCCATGAAGGCAAGCTGCTGTTTTCGGGTGTGACGGTTGACCCGGGCACTGGCCAGGTCAGCATGCGCGCCGAATTCCCCAATCCCGATCAAATCCTGCTGCCAGGCATGTATGTGCGAGTCCGTGTGCCGCAGGGCGTAGACGACAAGGCCCTTAAGGTTCCACAACAAGCCGTTCAGCGCACCGCCGATGGGCTCAGCAGCCTGATCGTGGTTCGCGAGGGCAAGGCACAAGTCGTGCCGGTGTCTACAGGCATGCTCGACAAGGGCCAGATGATCATCACCAAAGGCCTGAAGGCCGGCGACAAGGTGGTGGTTGAAGGGTTCCAGAAAATACGTCCGGGCGCACCCGTGCAGGCAATTCCCTGGAAACAGGGTGCGCAAGGTGCAGCAGGCCAGGGCGCTGCAGCGGCGCCGGAAGGCGGCAAGGGCGCCGCACCCGCAAAGGATGGCGCCGGGGCCAAGCCGGCAGAAGCTGAACCAGCCGTCAAACCGGCTGAAGAACCCGCAGCCAAACCCGCTGAACAAGGCTGAGTTTCAGTGTCAAACCAGCTGCATGGCCTGACCGAATCCCAGGCTGCGCAGCGCGCCAATGCTAGCAAAGTGAGCACTTATGCCGCAGTTTTTTATTGAACGTCCCGTATTTGCCTGGGTGATAGCCCTGGCGATTACATTGGCCGGAATCCTGGCTCTGGCCAACATGCCGGTATCGCAGTATCCCGAGGTGGCGCCGCCAACCATCTCGATACAGGCAACCTATCCGGGAGCATCCGCAGACGACGTATCCAAGTCCGTGGCCAGCGTGATCGAAAACGAGCTGAACGGCGCTACCGGCCTGCTGTACTACGAATCGGTCAGCGACTCTTACGGTTCGGCTGAAATCAGCGCTACTTTTGCGCCGGGTACTGATCCTGATATGGCTCAGGTCGATGTGCAAAACCGTATTTCGAACATTACGTCGAAATTGCCGGCAGCCGTCATGCAGCAGGGTTTGAAGGTCAGCAAAAGCAATTCCAACTTTTTGATGGTGGTGGCGCTGTCTTCGACTGATGGCTCCATGGATCAGTTTGCCCTGGCTGACTACATCACTCGCAATATCCAGAACAGCGTATCCCGTGTCCCCGGGGTGGGCAGCTTCCAGCTTTTTGCAGCGCCGCGCGCCATGCGTATCTGGGTTGATCCCGACAAGCTCACTGGCTACAACCTGAGTATGAGCGAGGTCAATGCAGCCGTCGGTTCACAGACCGCCCTGATTTCCGCAGGCATTCTGGGCTCACCGCCCAACCCTGATAGCCAAAGGGTTTCCGCCCCTATTGTGGTCAATGGCGAGCTGTCCACCGTTGAAGAATACGAGAACATCATCCTTAGATCCAATCAGGATGGTTCCAGCGTGCGTATACGCGATGTGGCCCGAGTAGAGGTTGGCGCCGACAGCTACCAGTTTGGCGCCCGCCTCAATGGCAAACCCACCGCGGCTTTCGCGATTTCTCTGGCGACCAATGCCAATGCGCTGGCCACGGCCGAGGGCATCAAGGCTCAGATGGATGAACTCTCCACGTTCTTCCCAGGCAATATCGAGTACTCCATACCCTACGACACAACGCCTTATGTGGAAATTTCCATCGAGCAGGTAATACACACCCTGTTCGAAGCCATGATCCTGGTGTTTGTGGTGATGTTCGTCTTTCTTCAGAACGTCCGCTACACGCTCATACCGGCGCTTGTTGTTCCGATTGCCATTCTGGGCGCTTTCGGTGTGATGCAGGTCATGGGGTTTTCAATCAACGTGCTCTCCATGTTCGCCATGGTGCTGGCCATCGGGATCCTGGTTGATGATGCGATTGTGGTGGTCGAGAACGTAGAACGCATCATGGTTGAAGAAGGGATATCACCCAAAGAGGCCACCAAAAAAGCCATGCCGCAAATTAGTGGCGCGGTGGTCGGGATGACTCTGGTGCTGGCCACGGTGTTCTTGCCTCTGGCCTTCATGAGCGGCTCGGTAGGGGTGATTTACCAGCAGTTCTCAGTGGCCATGGCGGTGTCCATTGCGTTTTCGGGCTTTCTGGCCTTGAGCTTTACACCGGCTTTGTGCGCAACCATACTCAAGCCCATTCCCAAGGGCCACCACGAGCAGAAGAAGGGGTTTTTCGGCTGGTTCAACAAGTCCTTCGACAAGGTGACCAACCGCTACGAGGGCTGGGTCGGACGCAGCCTGAAGCGTGGCGGTCGCATGATGCTGGTATATCTGATACTGGTCATTGCGATGGGTTGGATGTATTTGCGCTTGCCTACCTCCTTCCTTCCTGATGAAGATCAGGGTTATGTGGTTGCCAACATTGAACTGCCTTCCGGCGCCACGGCCAATCGGGCCATGGATGTCATTAAAAAAGTCGAAGAGTATTTCATGGCGTTGCCACAGATGCAAAACATCGTGGCGGTTCAGGGTTTCAGCTTCAACGGCAATGGCCTGAACTCCGCGATTGCTTTTGTGCCACTCAAGGATTTTTCAGAACGCAAGGGTGAGGAAGATTCCGCACAGGCAATTTCAGCCAAGGCTACCCAATCGCTGCTGTTTGGCTTGCCGGATTCCATGGTGTTTTCGGTCATGCCGCCCCCCATTTCCTCTTTGGGTAATGCATCGGGCTTCGACTTGCGCTTGCAAGACCGCGGCTCACAAGGGCATGATGCGCTGATGGCCGCAACGCAACAATTGCTGCAACTGGCCAATGAAAGTCCGGTGCTGGCCAACACCCGTGTTACTGGTCTTGGCGGCGGCCCTCAACTGAGGCTAACCATAGACAGAGAAAAAGCCGCGGCACTCGGCGTGAGCTTCAGTGAAGCGGCCAACCTGATCTCCACGTCCCTGGGTTCGTCCTTTGTGGCCAAGTTTCCCAATATGGGGTGGATACAGAACGTCTGGGTCCAGGCCGATCAAGATCACCGGATGGATGTGGCCGATATCATGAAGCTCAATGCCATCAATAACCAAGGTGAAGCGGTGCCGCTGGCTTCCTTTGTGACCGCAGACTGGGAGCAAGGTCCGGTTCAAGTCGTACGCTACAACAGCTATGAATCCATCCGTCTAGGCGGAGCGGCGGCGCCAGGCTATTCAAGCGGGCAGGCCATGGATGAAATGCAGAGGCTGGTGGCCGAGTTGCCTGCTGGCTTCGGTTACGAATGGACCGGGTTGTCCTACCAAGAAAAGCAGGCCGGCAGTCAGTCCATCTATCTGATGGCCCTGGCCATGCTGGTGGTTTTCATGGTGCTGGCAGCTCTGTACGAAAGCTGGGCCATTCCGGTTTCCGTGATGCTGATGGTGCCGCTGGGCATGTTGGGTGCGGTGGGCATCGTGACCGCTTTGGGTATGTCCAACGATGTGTATTTCACGGTGGGCATGGTAACGGTTATAGGCTTGGCGGCCAAGAACGCCATTCTGATCGTGGAGTTCGCCAAGGACACCTACGCTCAAGGCGGAGACATCATCGACGCCACCGTCGAAGCTGCACGCTTGCGTTTCCGCCCCATTCTGATGACATCTTTCGCCTTCATTCTGGGTGTGGTCCCGCTGGCCATTGCCACGGGGGCAAGCTCGGCCAGCCAGAATGCGGTAGGCCGGGGCGTTGTGGGCGGCATGTTGGCCGCCACGCCGCTGGCCATGCTGTTCGTGCCAACGTTCTTTGTGGTGGTGATGGGCGCGTTCAAAGTCAAACCCAAGCTGCTCGGCGCCCACGCGCCGCTCACCAGCGTGCACCACGACGAATCAACACAATCGGAGCCCCATACTACGGATGATGGGGGTAAAGCATGAGTTCACGAGGTTTTCGACTAACCGCCTTGCCGGTGCTGGTTTCGCTGGCGCTGGCGGGCTGCTCGCTGGCGCCCAAATATGAACGGCCGGCCATGCCCGTGCCGGGCCAGTACCCCGACAGTGACGCCGTGAGCAACACCGGGCCCCGTAGCGCCAGTGCTGTATCGCCACAAGTCGGCAACAGCTCCGACCTGGGTTGGAGCGAGTTTTTTACCGATGCCCGTCTTAAAGCCTTGATTAGCGAGGCGCTGGCCAATAACCGCGATATGCGTATTGCCGTGGGGCGTGTAGAAGAGGCGCGGGCGCAGTATGGTATTGCCGCCAGCGACCGCCTGCCCACCATAGGGATTGGCGCCAACGCGCAAATCACCCGTAATCCGGAAAATCTGCG includes:
- a CDS encoding efflux RND transporter permease subunit, which codes for MPQFFIERPVFAWVIALAITLAGILALANMPVSQYPEVAPPTISIQATYPGASADDVSKSVASVIENELNGATGLLYYESVSDSYGSAEISATFAPGTDPDMAQVDVQNRISNITSKLPAAVMQQGLKVSKSNSNFLMVVALSSTDGSMDQFALADYITRNIQNSVSRVPGVGSFQLFAAPRAMRIWVDPDKLTGYNLSMSEVNAAVGSQTALISAGILGSPPNPDSQRVSAPIVVNGELSTVEEYENIILRSNQDGSSVRIRDVARVEVGADSYQFGARLNGKPTAAFAISLATNANALATAEGIKAQMDELSTFFPGNIEYSIPYDTTPYVEISIEQVIHTLFEAMILVFVVMFVFLQNVRYTLIPALVVPIAILGAFGVMQVMGFSINVLSMFAMVLAIGILVDDAIVVVENVERIMVEEGISPKEATKKAMPQISGAVVGMTLVLATVFLPLAFMSGSVGVIYQQFSVAMAVSIAFSGFLALSFTPALCATILKPIPKGHHEQKKGFFGWFNKSFDKVTNRYEGWVGRSLKRGGRMMLVYLILVIAMGWMYLRLPTSFLPDEDQGYVVANIELPSGATANRAMDVIKKVEEYFMALPQMQNIVAVQGFSFNGNGLNSAIAFVPLKDFSERKGEEDSAQAISAKATQSLLFGLPDSMVFSVMPPPISSLGNASGFDLRLQDRGSQGHDALMAATQQLLQLANESPVLANTRVTGLGGGPQLRLTIDREKAAALGVSFSEAANLISTSLGSSFVAKFPNMGWIQNVWVQADQDHRMDVADIMKLNAINNQGEAVPLASFVTADWEQGPVQVVRYNSYESIRLGGAAAPGYSSGQAMDEMQRLVAELPAGFGYEWTGLSYQEKQAGSQSIYLMALAMLVVFMVLAALYESWAIPVSVMLMVPLGMLGAVGIVTALGMSNDVYFTVGMVTVIGLAAKNAILIVEFAKDTYAQGGDIIDATVEAARLRFRPILMTSFAFILGVVPLAIATGASSASQNAVGRGVVGGMLAATPLAMLFVPTFFVVVMGAFKVKPKLLGAHAPLTSVHHDESTQSEPHTTDDGGKA